One Aegilops tauschii subsp. strangulata cultivar AL8/78 chromosome 7, Aet v6.0, whole genome shotgun sequence genomic window carries:
- the LOC109740882 gene encoding protein NRT1/ PTR FAMILY 3.1, producing MQRGVAASACSTTECTTTPLPPQAQPMAAEAAMDGKKGKKKGGLRTMPFIFANEVAEKLAVVGFSTNMLTYLTQQMHMPLAKAATTLTNFGGTSAMTPLIGAYLADACIGRFWTIAGASVVYQFGMALLTVSAALPQFRPAPCKAAEAAGGGSGACEQALPWQLAVLYVSLFLNAVGAGGYRPCIVAFGADQFDESQTAERARTWGFFNWYYFCNGASQLVAVTAVVYVQDNVGWGWGLGVPAFCMGVSVVAFVGGYPMYRRLDPSGSPFTRLAQVAVAAVRKRRVPRADDPGRLYENDEMDAPISMYGKLVHTPQLSFFDRAAIITDGDLPTTDASSSKQPLNLWRLSTVHRVEELKSVVRMGPIWAAGILVITASSQQHTFSLQQASTMDRRIAPHSSFKIPAGSMTVFTMLAMLVTLFVYDRALVPLARRRTGLDRGISFLHRMGVGFTISVAASLVAGFIERHRREAAVAGGTTDAGTAPLSVYWLVPQYALHGVAEAFNSVGHLEFMYDQAPESMRSTATALFWLSISLGSYVSTLLITIVHRWSAGPDGSNWLPDNINRGKLDYFYWVVTLLQVMNLVYYLICARQYTYKPVQHYKEEEGEDKSMVELQQKV from the exons ATGCAGCGAGGAGTGGCTGCATCTGCATGTAGTACAACTGAGTGCACCACCACACCGCTACCACCACAGGCGCAACCAATGGCGGCTGAGGCGGCCATGGATgggaagaagggcaagaagaagggcggcCTCAGAACAATGCCCTTCATCTTTG CCAACGAGGTGGCGGAGAAGCTGGCCGTGGTGGGCTTCTCGACGAACATGCTGACCTACCTCACCCAGCAGATGCACATGCCGCTGGCCAAGGCGGCCACCACCCTCACCAACTTCGGCGGCACCTCCGCCATGACCCCGCTCATCGGCGCCTACCTCGCCGACGCCTGCATCGGCCGCTTCTGGACCATCGCCGGCGCCTCCGTCGTCTACCAATTC GGGATGGCCCTCCTGACGGTGTCGGCTGCGCTGCCGCAGTTCCGGCCGGCGCCGTGCAAGGCcgcggaggcggcggggggcggcagCGGCGCGTGCGAGCAGGCGCTGCCGTGGCAGCTCGCCGTGCTCTACGTGTCGCTGTTCCTGAACGCGGTGGGCGCcggcgggtaccggccgtgcatCGTGGCGTTCGGGGCGGACCAGTTCGACGAGTCGCAGACGGCGGAGCGCGCGCGGACGTGGGGCTTCTTCAACTGGTACTACTTCTGCAACGGCGCGTCGCAGCTGGTGGCCGTGACGGCGGTGGTGTACGTGCAGGACAACGTGGGGTGGGGCTGGGGCCTCGGCGTGCCGGCCTTCTGCATGGGCGTCTCCGTCGTCGCCTTCGTCGGCGGGTACCCGATGTACCGCCGGCTGGACCCGTCGGGCAGCCCGTTCACGCGGCTGGCGCAGGTGGCCGTCGCGGCCGTCCGGAAGCGCCGCGTCCCCAGGGCGGACGACCCCGGGAGGCTGTACGAGAACGACGAGATGGACGCCCCCATCTCCATGTACGGCAAGCTCGTGCACACACCCCAGCTCAG CTTCTTTGATCGAGCCGCCATTATCACTGACGGCGACCTGCCCACGACGGACGCCTCTTCCAGCAAGCAACCGCTGAACCTGTGGCGGCTGAGCACGGTGCACCGCGTGGAGGAGCTCAAGTCGGTGGTGCGCATGGGCCCGATCTGGGCGGCGGGCATCCTGGTGATCACGGCGTCGTCGCAGCAGCACACCTTCTCCCTGCAGCAGGCGAGTACCATGGACCGCCGCATCGCTCCGCACTCGTCCTTCAAGATCCCCGCGGGCTCCATGACCGTCTTCACCATGCTCGCCATGCTGGTCACCCTCTTCGTCTATGACCGTGCGCTCGTCCCGCTGGCCCGCCGCCGCACGGGCCTGGACCGTGGCATCTCCTTCCTCCACCGCATGGGCGTCGGGTTCACCATCTCCGTGGCGGCCTCTCTCGTCGCGGGCTTCATCGAGCGCCACCGCAGGGAGGCCGCCGTGGCCGGGGGAACCACCGACGCTGGGACGGCCCCGCTGTCCGTGTACTGGCTGGTGCCACAGTACGCACTTCATGGGGTGGCCGAAGCGTTCAACTCGGTGGGGCACCTGGAGTTCATGTATGACCAGGCGCCAGAGAGCATGCGCAGCACGGCGACCGCGCTCTTCTGGCTGTCCATCTCCCTGGGCAGCTACGTCAGCACGCTGCTCATCACCATCGTGCACCGGTGGAGCGCTGGCCCAGACGGGTCCAACTGGCTCCCGGACAACATCAACCGCGGCAAGCTGGACTACTTCTACTGGGTCGTGACGCTTCTGCAGGTCATGAACCTGGTGTACTACCTGATATGTGCTAGGCAGTACACGTACAAGCCCGTGCAGCACTACAAGGAAGAGGAGGGGGAGGACAAGTCCATGGTGGAGCTGCAACAGAAGGTTTGA
- the LOC109740883 gene encoding uncharacterized protein → MATSAAAAASSPSSDQPPANKAVHVVVKGRVQGVGFRDWTAETAESLGLAGWVRNNRRDGTVEALLSGDPAKVDEMVIRRLPVGPPAAAVTAVVTSPADHIHPSLGFEIKLTV, encoded by the coding sequence ATGGCCAcctccgccgctgccgccgcctcgTCTCCTTCCTCCGACCAACCTCCCGCGAACAAGGCGGTCCACGTGGTGGTCAAGGGCCGGGTCCAGGGCGTGGGCTTCCGCGACTGGACGGCCGAGACGGCGGAGTCCCTCGGCCTCGCCGGCTGGGTCCGCAACAACCGCCGCGACGGCACCGTGGaggccctcctctccggcgaccctGCTAAGGTCGACGAGATGGTCATCCGCCGCCTCCCCGTCGGCCCTCCTGCcgccgccgtcaccgccgtcgtcACATCCCCAGCCGACCACATCCACCCCTCCCTCGGCTTCGAAATCAAGCTCACCGTCTGA